The Paenibacillus polymyxa M1 DNA segment TGCTTATTATTACCGGGTGTAGAGAGAATAATGGAGTGGTGAAATATTTGTTTGTCCTCTTTGGGGGAAGTAACTATAATAGTGGGGTGTGCATTACAAAATAATTCCATATCCACTCAAAGGAGAGATCTACATGAAAGCAGCGATTGTTACAAAAGACAAGAAAGTTAGTGTAGAAGAGAAACCTTTGCGCTCCCTGAAACATGGGGAAGCGTTAGTCCAAGTTGAATATTGCGGGGTTTGCCACACAGATTTACACGTAAAAAATGCAGATTTCGGTGATGTCACAGGCAGAGTTCTGGGACATGAAGGTATTGGGAAAGTCATTGAATTAGGTGAAGGAGTAACCAGCCTTAAAGTTGGCGATCGCGTAAGTATTGCCTGGATGTTCGAAAGCTGCGGTCACTGCGAATATTGTTTAACCGGACGAGAAACTTTGTGTCGTGAAGTTAAAAATGCCGGATACACGGTAGATGGTGCAATGGCAGAACAATGTATTGTCACAGCTGACTATGCGGTCAAAGTACCAGATAATCTTGATCCTGCTGCTGCAAGCAGTGTAACTTGCGCAGGGGTTACAACCTATAAAGCTGTTAAAGTGAGTGATATCAGACCAGGACAATGGATCGGTATCTTTGGTATTGGCGGTTTGGGTAACCTGGCTGTACAATACGCAAAAAATGTGTTCAATGCTAAAGTTGTAGCCTTTGACATCAGTGATGAAAAACTCGAACTGGCCAAAAAAATTGGTGCTGACTATATTGTTAACAGCATGAAAGAAGATCCAGTCGCCCGAGCTAAGGAATTAACGAACGGTGCTGGTCTGGATGCAACCGTAGTTACTGCTGTTGCCAAAACACCTTTCAACCAAGCCATTGACGTTGTAAAGGCTGGCGCGCGTGTCGTAGCTGTAGGTCTTCCAACTGATAAGATGGATCTCGACATTCCGCGTCTGGTTCTGGACGGCATTCAAGTAATCGGCTCCTTGGTCGGTACTCGTGAAGACCTTAAAGAAGCATTCCAGTTCGCTGCAGAAGGTAAAGTTGTACCTCTTGTACAAAAACGTCCGCTTGAAGACATCAATGAGATCTTCGAAGAGATGGAGCATGGCAAAATCCAAGGACGTATGGTCATTGATTTCACAAAATAAAATGATGTCCAATTCGTAACTCTTGGAATTCTAAGAGAGAGAAAGCGCCTGCTGATCTATTGCAGACGCTTTTTTTTACTTTACAGCTTATTCAGAATATTATCCTCCAAAACCGCGGATTTATCCCCGTATTCTTTAATAATATGTCTTTCTCCCCAGGCACAAAGTGAATCCAAAATGCTTTTCAAACTACATCCATATTCACTAAGCTCGTACTCCACTTTGGGTGGAACCTGATTATAGCTAATTCGATTGACAATGCCGTCTTCCTCTAATTCACGAAGCTGTTGAGTCAGCATTTTTTGTGTTATAGAAGGCATCATTCGCTTTAATTCACTTGTCCGCATTTTTCCATGGGTCAAATGACACAGAATCACACACTTCCATTTTCCCCCGATTACCTCTAATGTCGCCTCAACAGAGATATTGTATTTTTTCTTTCCCAAGGCCGATCCCTCCGTGTATGTCACCAGTAGGGTACTTTTTGGTACCTATATCACTAAAAAGTACGTACTGTTCATAATTGATTGAATAACTCATAATAACATCTGCTGGTCGAAGATTACTATAGATAGGAGTGAAAAACATGTCGCCAGAATCCAAGCGAAGTATCTGGCCATTACTGGCTTTAGCCGTAAGCGCCTTTGCCATTGGGACAACTGAGTTCATCAGTGTAGGACTGCTTCCCCTGATCGCTGAAGACTTGCACATATCCGTAACGATGTCCGCACTAACCGTAACGCTGTATGCATTAGGGGTTACCATTGGGGCACCTGTGTTGACCTCATTAACATCGAGTGTTCCTCGTAAAACGCTGGTGCTGTGGATCATGATTGTATTTATAGCAGGCAACAGCCTTGCAGCGGTTTCTAGCGGAATCACCCTGCTGCTGATTGCACGTGTAATCTCGGCGTTCTCCCATGGGGTGTTCATGTCCATCGGGTCCACCATCGCGGCCGACCTTGTTCCCGATGATCGGCGGGCGAGTGCTATTTCTATTATGTTCTCTGGCTTGACCGTTGCCACCGTCACAGGGGTACCGTTGGGCACCTACGTTGGGCAGCAATGGGGTTGGCGGGCTGCATTTATGGCCATTGTGGTCGTCGGTGTTGTGGCCCTCATTGCCAATCTGATTCTGCTGCCCTCTACGCTTCGAAAAGGAAATAAGACTCCTTTCAGCGAGCAGGTCAAACTGGTTACGAATGGTCGCTTGCTACTTGCATTTATCATTACTGCCTTGGGATATGGTGGCACATTCGTCGTGTTTACTTATTTATCTCCATTACTTCATGACATAACCGGTTTTGGACAAAATACGGTAACGCTCATTCTTTTATTGTATGGAATCGCCATTGCTATCGGGAATGTTATCGGTGGAAAAGCTGCGAATCGCAGACCGCTTTCAGCTTTATTTTATATGTTTCTCATTCAAGCCGTGATCCTGTTTCTGCTGTGGTTTACCGTGCCATTTCAAACAGCAGGCCTGATAACGATTTTCTTTATGGGATTGCTTGCGTTTATGAATGTGCCTGGTCTACAGGTATATGTAGTCATGTTAGCCGAACGTTTTGCACCCAAAGCTGTCGATGTCGCCTCTGCTGTTAATATTGCGGCCTTCAACGCAGGGATCGCAATTGGAGCATATGTGGGAGGAATGGTGACGGATTCACTGGGTCTTATGCATACGACTTGGGTCGGTGGGGTAATGGTTTTTGTTGCGGTTCTACTGACAGCCTGGAGTCGTATGCTCGAAAAAAGGGATACAACCGCCTTGGTAGGCTAAAACTTTTAAAAAATAGAGAGGAAGATACACAATGATACAAAACCTACAAAGCACAACAACATTGCACAACGGAGTTCGCATGCCTTGGTTTGGCATCGGAGTATTTAAAGTGGAAGAAGGTTCAGAGCTGGTCAATGCTGTAAAGGCTGCTGTAAAGCATGGCTACCGCAGTATAGATACAGCGGCAATCTATGCGAATGAAAACAGTGTAGGACAGGCTATTCAGGAAGCCCTCTTGGAGAATAATCTGTCGAGAGAAGATCTGTTCGTCACGTCCAAAGTGTGGAATGCAGATTTAGGCTATGAAGAGACACGAGCCGCTTATGAAGCAAGCCTAGACAAGTTGGGACTGGACTATCTGGATCTATATCTGATTCATTGGCCGGTTCAAGGGAAGTACAAAGAAGCATGGAGAGCTTTGGAGTCGTTGTATAAAGAAGGACGGATTAAGGCAATTGGAGTCAGCAACTTCCAAATTCATCATTTGGAAGATCTCATGAAGGATGCAGAAATCAAGCCAATGGTCAATCAGGTGGAATTCCACCCGCAATTAACTCAATCCGAGCTGCTGCAATTCTGTCAAAAGAACAACATCCAAATGGAAGCCTGGTCCCCGCTCATGCAAGGCCAATTGCTCGATCATCCGGTACTACAAGACATAGCGAACAAGTACGGTAAATCGGTGGCTCAAGTGATTTTACGCTGGGATGTACAGCAGGGAGTCGTCACTATTCCCAAGTCCACCAAGGCACATCGAATCGTCGAAAATGCCGATATTTTTGACTTTGAATTGACGCGTGAGGATATGGATCGAATTCAGTCGTTAAATGCCAATCTTCGGGTAGGTCCAGATCCGGATAACTTCGATTTTTAAATTCAGTTCATCATGAACCGCCGTTTCCTTCTTCATGGAGGGGACGGCTTTTTGTGTATGATGAGTTTGGAGCTACAGCAATCCAATCCCGCCATATGGTATTATAGATTTATATAAAATGAGAAGTTTTGGACACTTATGAAAATGAAAATCTCCGGGGGACCTCATGAATAAGACGATTGCAGATATAGCCCAAATGGCTGGTGTATCCAAGAGCACGGTATCCCGTTTTTTGAACGGTGGGTCTGTCAGCCTGGATACGAGACGTAAAATTGAAAAGGTGGTCAAAGCCACGGGGTATGTGCCCAATACCTTTGCCCAGAGTCTAAAGGCAAAACGAACCAACATTATCGGAACCGTCGTGCCACGGCTGGATTCTTTTGCCACATCCCATACGTTAATGGGGATTGACGAGGAGCTGCGTTCCCAGCATTACCAGATGTTGATCTCTAATACGAGTCAGGATGTAAAACGTGAAATCGAAGCGATCTATGAGTTCGCACGGCAAAAAATTTCAGGTATCATTCTGCTGGCTGCTCAAATTACAGACGACCATCTGACCGCGATTCGAGACATCAGTATTCCGGTATTGCTGGTGGGCCAACAACATGAGCAGATCCATAGCCTTATCCATGATGATTATCGTGCCGGATATGATATCGGTGCATATGTCCTGTCACAGGGCCACCGTGAAATTGCCTATGTCGGTGTGACTGAAAGGGATGTTGCTGTCGGTGTACAACGCAAAGAGGGCTTTAGGCAGGCTGTTCACGATGCATTACCTGCTGCGTGTTATACGGACGAGGCGATGCGAGCCGCAGGAT contains these protein-coding regions:
- the adhP gene encoding alcohol dehydrogenase AdhP, translated to MKAAIVTKDKKVSVEEKPLRSLKHGEALVQVEYCGVCHTDLHVKNADFGDVTGRVLGHEGIGKVIELGEGVTSLKVGDRVSIAWMFESCGHCEYCLTGRETLCREVKNAGYTVDGAMAEQCIVTADYAVKVPDNLDPAAASSVTCAGVTTYKAVKVSDIRPGQWIGIFGIGGLGNLAVQYAKNVFNAKVVAFDISDEKLELAKKIGADYIVNSMKEDPVARAKELTNGAGLDATVVTAVAKTPFNQAIDVVKAGARVVAVGLPTDKMDLDIPRLVLDGIQVIGSLVGTREDLKEAFQFAAEGKVVPLVQKRPLEDINEIFEEMEHGKIQGRMVIDFTK
- a CDS encoding winged helix-turn-helix transcriptional regulator, with the protein product MGKKKYNISVEATLEVIGGKWKCVILCHLTHGKMRTSELKRMMPSITQKMLTQQLRELEEDGIVNRISYNQVPPKVEYELSEYGCSLKSILDSLCAWGERHIIKEYGDKSAVLEDNILNKL
- a CDS encoding MFS transporter; this translates as MSPESKRSIWPLLALAVSAFAIGTTEFISVGLLPLIAEDLHISVTMSALTVTLYALGVTIGAPVLTSLTSSVPRKTLVLWIMIVFIAGNSLAAVSSGITLLLIARVISAFSHGVFMSIGSTIAADLVPDDRRASAISIMFSGLTVATVTGVPLGTYVGQQWGWRAAFMAIVVVGVVALIANLILLPSTLRKGNKTPFSEQVKLVTNGRLLLAFIITALGYGGTFVVFTYLSPLLHDITGFGQNTVTLILLLYGIAIAIGNVIGGKAANRRPLSALFYMFLIQAVILFLLWFTVPFQTAGLITIFFMGLLAFMNVPGLQVYVVMLAERFAPKAVDVASAVNIAAFNAGIAIGAYVGGMVTDSLGLMHTTWVGGVMVFVAVLLTAWSRMLEKRDTTALVG
- a CDS encoding aldo/keto reductase: MIQNLQSTTTLHNGVRMPWFGIGVFKVEEGSELVNAVKAAVKHGYRSIDTAAIYANENSVGQAIQEALLENNLSREDLFVTSKVWNADLGYEETRAAYEASLDKLGLDYLDLYLIHWPVQGKYKEAWRALESLYKEGRIKAIGVSNFQIHHLEDLMKDAEIKPMVNQVEFHPQLTQSELLQFCQKNNIQMEAWSPLMQGQLLDHPVLQDIANKYGKSVAQVILRWDVQQGVVTIPKSTKAHRIVENADIFDFELTREDMDRIQSLNANLRVGPDPDNFDF
- a CDS encoding LacI family DNA-binding transcriptional regulator — encoded protein: MNKTIADIAQMAGVSKSTVSRFLNGGSVSLDTRRKIEKVVKATGYVPNTFAQSLKAKRTNIIGTVVPRLDSFATSHTLMGIDEELRSQHYQMLISNTSQDVKREIEAIYEFARQKISGIILLAAQITDDHLTAIRDISIPVLLVGQQHEQIHSLIHDDYRAGYDIGAYVLSQGHREIAYVGVTERDVAVGVQRKEGFRQAVHDALPAACYTDEAMRAAGYDIRYYETGFKMSDARIAASAILDKFKPSLMVCATDNIALGVINAAYSRGITIPSDLSVTGFGGYDITEVIHPALTTVQYPYMEAGRVAAQNIVRLVEHKTVEQVTVMDYSLIERESVDKR